A region of the Littorina saxatilis isolate snail1 linkage group LG12, US_GU_Lsax_2.0, whole genome shotgun sequence genome:
agttcaagttaatacaTGTAccgttttagtttttttatgttttctaATGAAGGTTTTGTTTTGGAGGAAAATGGGAGACAACAATGATTCCAAGTCTGAAGATGAATTTGACATGGGGTCAGCGGACCTGTTCTTTGGGGGTACTGCAAGCTCTCCCCGCAAAGTTTTGCCAGCAGACGGAGTGGATGAAAAACTTATTCAGAAGGATGGGTTGCTGGTACCCCACACAGAGTCACCTGTGGTCATCATGCCAAGGCTCATGGTACCTGGGTTATCACAACCTCTGGCGCAGTCTTCTCCCAGAATGGTCAGAAAAGAGTCTGAAGATGGGAAGATGGAGGTATGTGACATGATACTACACCTTGCACTGACTGGCACTTAATGTTTACTGTGGTTTGCTAATTTTGATACAAAATATAGAAAAGATTCCAGttatattttctcttttttagaTCCTTTTAATCAGATGACGAGGTTCACTACCGTTGCATGATTCATGGAAGGGATGTTACTGATATTATGCTCAAGCATAGAAGagaaaatataaataaatacaaaaatcacATCAGAATGTATTGTTGTTGGCCTTCGTTTAATAGCACAATTGCAGCTCtaaaggaagaaagagacagattaCTTTCGCCAGCTTCAGGTTGTAATTCAGTGACATGCTGATTTAGGGACAGCTCCATACATGTTAATTGGTCATATGATGTGTATTGATGGGGTCAGGATGGACCTAGGGTATAAGAGGAAGGGCCGGCTTCCAAAATGAAGCAGGGGGGGGTGTTCGGGGGTTTGTACAACAGATGTTGTTGACATTTAGCATATTAAAAGGGTATATTTGGGTTTTTCCTTCAGAAAAAAGGTAcatgtaaggggggggggggtcccaaactcaggagcccccccccccccccttagatCCAGCCCTGGGGGTattaacaaaaagaaatgacaGTATTTTTGTCCAGACACACTTCAAGTTCATATTATTGTAAGCAGGCTGATCAGGTACATGAGACAATGCTGACAGCAGCTATATTTGCTTTGCCTGTGATAATATAACAGGAATTCAGGATGAACACACCAGTGATACGTCGCAGCAAGTCTCTAGCTCTGAGACGAGTGACCAGTGATCTGTGCAGTTCATCTCCACACTTCCAAGACTTTTCTCCAATTCCTAAACGTCAACGTTGTGCAGTAAGCAtgattgtttttttggtttttttctgaagaaGTCAGTTGCTCACTTTTTTgcgtttgaaagaaaaaaaaatgtttgaaatgatgtttcaaaattaaatgttgAGTCATGTACTGAGGAAACTGTTATTTTCTTTCATGAAATAtgcgtttttctttctttgcgaAACTAAACTGCACACAAAGTTTAAAATAATCAGTGGATGGATCCACATCACAGCTTGACAAATTTGTTGTTTTTAGTGCTGGTGGTATTAAGATCTAATTAGAAGATTCAGAAAGTAACAACGGCGAGAAAAAGCAAGTGCAAGTTTTCCACCAGAAACTTTTTCAACGTTTTGTAAGTACagtacttttaaaaaaaaaaaaaggtaatgcTTTACAAAACTATCTGTTCACAGGAATCACGTTCAGGGCGGGAGTCTGAATCCACTGAGGCAGACGATGAGGCTGGTTGCTGCCTTCAAAGTGAAGAAGAGTCAGCAACAGTAAGTTGCCAAGAAACGTGTATGTTACACACGTATAATTATACCTGCCTTGATGTTTTCTGCCTGTGATCGCTCTGCCGTTTCACAGTTCTTATATTGCTGAACAGGCCAGAGAAGCCATTGTGCAGGCCAGATGAATAATTATTTTAGTACTGCCATGCTTAAGCAGTTCATTGCAGGATTGTGAGGCTTCCACAAAGATGACGTCAAACATTAATATACACAGGTACCAGTTAGTTGTTACCAGCGTTTCTGTTTGAGTTGCTCTAATTGCTCTGTTCAGAATGTGTTGAATTTTGTCTCATTGTGAAGGTAAAGGCTGGAAGACCCTATCCAAGCAAACTGTCTGGTAGAACACTGGACGACTCAGTGTCTGCTGTGGTGCGCATACCGTTTGAGAACATGCTTGTGCGTCAAGACTCTCAACTGTTCGACGATACAGACAGAGCTCCGGGAAAGGTTACGGAACTACAGAAAGAGTTCAAAATCAATCGGCGTTGGAGTGgaagaagacagaaagagaatgaAGAGTGCCGTCTGCGGAAAGCTGCCAAAGTATGCAAAGAGAGATTGCTACATGGAGAGTCTTCCCAGAACCCTGAAGAACAGCGCATCAAGAGCGCTGTAGAGGTTCTGACTGGTGAAAGGGGTGGTGTCATCGCTGACGGTACAGTGGTAGGATTTTTACAGTATTtttctggtgttttttttatcccagtgtgcgtgtgtatgtgcgtgcaagCATGTGTGTTGATGTATTGTTGATGGCATTTCAAAATTTTCTTGAGTTTGCATACAATGCAGCATTGTTAGCTTTGATAGTAAAGGCCTACAGATAGTAATACCCACTTTCTGTTATGTCCATCAACAATTCAATGAGGATATCTCAGCAATTGCAAGAAATTGACAGatttacctaccgtctttgccTATTTAGTTTATGTTCACCACCAAGCTTCTAAACGGAAAACCAGCTTGTTCAAAAATTATCTATGAAATGGCTAACATTCTGATACATATATATGATGTGGGAAAAAACATGGTTATTTGAAACTGTGAAATAAACTCTTTTTGTATAAACTGTTTGAGGAATGAGAGATTAGTTAGGCATAACAGTTTTATTGACACATCAGTTTTGAGAAATCTAATTATGCGCAACTAACTGAATGGTACCTGTGTAGTTGTTTTTGTAAACATGCATGCAAGCTTTTCTTGTTCTGTATGTGTTTCAGCCTTATGCCCTGCCATGCTTCCAAGGGAAAAAAGAAGAGCTAATGTTTATATCAGTTGACACGGTAAGCATTTCTGTAAAAGTTATTCATTTTGTACTGTACTGGGGgaagggttggggtgggggggggggggggggggggcagggaatGCAAACAGTGTTGTGAGCTCAGTTGGTAATGTGACAATTAATTCTATaaactgttaaaaaaaacagAGGCTTATAAACAAACCCCAAATAGTAAGATTATCAAAACTGCATTAATTTGGCTAATTAATGTTCaaacatacattttttttaaacacaaggCATGTTGTAAGGGTGCTGCAGAAGTAAGTACATAGAAAACTGCTTAAAATATTCTGCACTAAGATGAATAAATTTTTATTTGAGATTGTTAATTCTTTGCCTTTTTATTTTGGGAAACCTTCATGGTTATTTTGCTTCTGGTTGTATTCTCAGTTAGCACAACTGATGGATGGTGGATTCCAGGATGCTGTAGACCACTTTGAAGTGATTGACTGCAGATATCCATATGAATATGAAGGAGGCCATATCATGGTAAGCCATGCAAAGTAACTGCATGTATGCATGTTTCTTTGAATTTCTACCAAGTGAATACCTTTTATTAATTTTCTGCACATCGATAAACTTGCAAACATCATCCTAATCATAgactttttttatttgtttaagtTTTGTATCCATTAGTCACTTAAATTGTTAACTATTTTATGCTCATGCACTTTCTAATTTGTTGAAACCACTTGATCACAGTGAATCACTCCttgtcttttaaaaaaaaaagtttaattaATTCGaggtttttttgactcacatgcgaagcaaaagtgagtctatgtactcacccgagtcgtccgtccatccgtccgtcccccgtccggaaaactttaacgttggatatttcttggacactattcagtctatcagtaccaaatttggcaagatggtgtatgatgacaaggccccaaaaaacatacatagcatcttgaccttgcttcaaggtcaaggtcgcaggggccataaatgttgcctaaaaacagctatttttcacatttttcccattttctctgaagtttttgagattcaatacctcacctatctatatatatatatacgacttgtgtctgtctgtctgtctgtctgtctgtgtgtgtgtgtgtggttgtgcgcgatgcacggccaaagttctcgatggatctgcttcaaatttggtgggcatattcaggtagacccgggacaggacacaacctggtcgatatttcaacacgtgctctcagcgcgcagcgctgaaccgattttggttccacctcagctacccgggcccccataccgacacaccaaagccgctacaccacatcacaacgccaaagttctcggtggatctttttcaaatttggacaccgtattcagctacaccccggacacaatatcatcgatgagatatttcaacacgtgctctcagcgctgcgcgctgaaccgattttggtttttgtgttcatttcaccattacaagtaactcttccttatcttctccatgttttcagcgtttacctcccttccttcgtatggtgcactatagtatgagtggggcatcttcggatattcccggcgttctgttacttattttagaaggtcaccgcagtgtccagaacgtaaattggacccgtaaattatcctcactgtaaaagtgcaaaggtcgaatcaatttatagccacgcgaaaaatacactgtcatctatctctctatatatacagcttctctgtgtttgtgtatgtgtatgtgtatgtgtctctctatgtgggcaacacctggggattgttcagttctgtttgtgatgtggtctggcggcttttgtgtatttgtatgtactggccttcctttgagaagccataacagttcaaaagggcttagagataaccTCTAAATTgctcctgtttgagtggagttcgcctccaaaggtgattaacacggttacattcgtcgacaaggatgggactcggtatggtcaggaatggcattatggccactgaatcattttcgtgcagttcccattccacgaatctgggagggacctaagcttggcgggtccattgttcggacccggcgaagccggcgtacggctctaagtacttcttcccggcgaagccggctacccggcgaagcgggtattcattctagtatgatatatagggcaaagtaagccccatcttttgataccagtttggtttaccttgcttcaaggtcaaggtcacaggagctcttcaaagttggattgtatacatattttgaagtgaccttgaccctgaactatggaagataactgtttcaaacttaaaaattatgtggggcacatgttatgctttcatcatgagacacatttggtcacatatgatcaaggtcaaggtcactttgacccttatgaaatgtgaccaaaataaggtagtgaaccactaaatgtgaccatatctcatggtagaaagagccaataagcaccattgtacttcctatgtcttgaattaacagctttgtgttgcatgaccttggatgaccttacatgtattttggtaggaaaaatgtgtaaagcagttgttagtgtatgatgtcattgctaggtttagttatttgacccctcgcgccccctaattggcgtagaggcgcgtcccccgggtggtggatgggggagccttctctactaacttctgagagaaggtcgcatcactctcgatgccgtgaacctaattaggatctttttcttgtttcttctctatttctgcctccccaaagtcctttttacatttagtcaagttttgactaaatgttttaacgtagaggggggaatcgagacgagggtcgtggtgtatgtgcgtgcgtgtgtgtgtgtgtgtgtgtctgtgtgtgtgtgtagagcggttcagactaaactactggaccgatctttatgaaatttgacatgagagttcctgggtatgaaatccccatacgtttttttcatttttttgataaatgtctttgatgacgtcatatccggcttttcgtgaaagttgaggcggcactgtcacgccctcatttttcaaccaaattggttgaaattttggtcaagtaatcttcgacgaagcccggacttcggtattgcatttcagctgggtggcttaaaaattaattaatgactttggtcattaaaaaactgaaaattgtaaaaaaaaaaatttttttataaaacgatccaaatttacattcatcttatgctccatcatttgctgattccaaaaacatataaatatgttatatttggattaaaaacaagctctgaaaattaaatatataaaaattaatatgaaaattaaattttcgaaatcaatttaaaaacactttcatcttattccttgtcggttcctgattccaaaaacatatagatatgatatgtttggattaaaaacacgctcagaaagttaaaacgaagagaggtacagaaaagcgtgctatccttctcagcgcaagtactaccccgctcttcttgtcaatttcactgcctttgccgtgagcggtggactgacaatgctacgagtatacggtcttgctgcgttgcattgcgttcagtttcattctgtgagttcgacagctacttgactaaatgttgtattttcgccttacgcgacttgttctttccttttctcacccataaaattcttcacttattacccttgttaagtggttcttgtatagaatatagtcaatgtttgtaaagattttagtcaagcagtatgtaagaaatgtttagtcctttgtactggaaacttgcattctcccagtaaggtcatatattgtactacgttgcaagcccctggaacaattttttgattagtgcttttgtgaacaagaaacacttaacaagtggctctattccatatcccccctttcccctatcccatctcccccctttccctcatcgtgatataaccttcgtggttgaaaacgacgttaaacaccaaataaagaaagttatttgaccttgacggtcaaggtcatgtaaaggtcaaggtcaagcatgtgagtcgtatgggctttgcccttcttgttttttaatgaaGTAATACAGCGTAGGAACGTATACAGCAGAATGTTTTATCCCCAAAACTTTTCGGCATTTCAGATAACTACTTagctttgtgcttaatattttAATCAAGTTGGCAAAACTTTGTAGTTTGTTCCATACTGACTGCATGTTCAGCATTCCAGCTATTATAAAGAATTGTATTGGAGGACATTTTTGTTTCCATTATAATAATGCAAGCAAAACTCAAAGATTTCTTCCATGCTAAACCCTCCtgtttcatatgtttttggttaTGCCATCCTACATAAACCTGTACAATTTGGTGCAGCGAGCAGTGAATATGTACAAGGCTGACAGCATTGGCGAGATCATGAGCTGGAAGACAAGGGAACAAGAAAATGGCACAAACAGCAAGAGAATGGTGCTGGTCTTTCACTGCGAGTTTTCATCCCAACGAGGACCTACTATGTAAGTTTAATTCTCATGGGTGTAGGAAATCTTTTCACTTCTGTGTCATCACTCCTCTGCTGTGAGATGTCCAAGCCCTATGTAACATATAAGGtcactttttgagtcacttgagaaaaagtgactctatgtaatcggtcagtgttagtctgtccggccggccgtccggccggccgtccggccggccgtccgtagacaccaccttaacgttggacttttctcggaaactatcaaagcgatcgggctcatattttgtttagtcgtgacctccaatgacctctacactttaacgatggtttcgttgacctttgacctttttcaaggtcacaggtcagcgtcaaaggaaaaattagacattttatatctttgacaaagttcatcggatgtgattgaaactttgtaggattattctttacatcaaagtatttacatctgtagccttttacgaacgttatcagaaaaacaagggagataactagccttttctgttcggcaacacacaacttaacgttgggcttttctcggaaactataaaagtgaccgggctcaaattttatgtgaacgtgactcccagtgacctctacactttgacgtctgctttggtgacctttgacctttttcaaggtcacaggtatgtcttgaattctttaggtatgcattgtgttgtgaatagcaatttcttcctgtccatctgatgcctcatataatattcagaactgcgaaagtgactcgatcgagcgtttgctcttcttgttcttacATTGTTAGAAGAGCACAGGTGTGGCAGAAGTTTTGTTCTCAGaattcagatttttttttttttacaatgtaggAGAAGGGGTATGGGGATGGTAGGATCGGAAGTGTATTTGCGGGTTTTAGGCTGGGGGAGTTGCTGTATGTTCAAAGGGAACAAATTGcaaacagtggaacctcctttttaacaccttaaaaaatctgaaaaatcaggTCATTAAaagtagggagtcttaaaatgggcgtaaatgtacagaggatatgaacagaagATCTGAATAAACAGGGCCTGAAAAGGGAGggattttaagggggggggggggggggtgtcctaaaaggggggttctactgtttttaattttctgttAAACTAATATGATTATATCTGTACAGGATGCGACTCCTTCGGAACACAGACAGAAGTCACAACTTCCACTGCTATCCACACCTGTGTCATCCTGAGATCTACCTTCTGAGTGGAGGATACAAGGCTTTTTATGAAAAATACCCTGCAAGTGACTTTTCTCTTaacacctgtgtgtgtgttcatgtgcatGCTATCCTTATTTATGTGTAGTTAAGCCTTTCCAAGTATGAGATGCAAATAACCTGAAATAATTAAaaagataacaatgaaaatatactcaccagaaacatgaataaaaactgttcgtgtttctggtgagtacatttttattgttatcttgttcttgttcttctcacctgcagtctcttgttcctttTCTGAAATAACGAGTGAAACCTGGATTGCAGGTCTGACATTTTGAGTAAATTTTGCGTAGAACAGTGCTGCTAACAGGACATATTTTGAAATTTACTATGTTTACTGTTTTACTACTGCGCTAGGCTCGGCCGGGATATTATTTTAAGGTGCCTGCATTATATGCTTTCACTGAAGCATATTTTCAAACTGATCTGGCAACGGTCAAACATCACTCACCGTTTCTCAAATATCGTTCGCCATCAGATCTTATCATGCTTGTTATCAGACAGGTGGATGTATCTCATAGTTTTCTACAATAGTACACGCCTAAAATGTTTCTTTAGCATCTGAGGAAAGAAGTACAAGTCTGAAAAGCTTTGAATTGCTAGAAGCCCTCACTGTGAGTGCAAGCCAATGATTAACCGTCAGTTTTAGTGGCTCTGATGGGATATGTTTGCAGAATACCTTCGCTAAAACATGCTATGTATTTTTGTGCAGGACTTGTGTGACCCGCAGGCCTACATTCCCATGAGCCATCATGACTATCAAAATGAACTGCGGTTGTTTCGCTCCAAAGCCACCACTTGGCACGGAAAAGACGTCAGGACAAAGCATTCCCACAGTATCATTTTTTGATGACCACTGTTCTTATTGTCACTGTTTTAGCTCAGCATGTGTACAGATGTGTATGTCccgagttttgttgttgtttagtgcATGAATTTAATGACTGTTGCCTGTGTTTGCATGATTGAGTCCATTGTATAGAAGTTAAATTGTGCAAAATGCAGACAATTTCTTGATGCGAATGAAATTGTACAGTACAGTAAAAGTACAAGTACAGTGGAGGTATATTATAAGTGCAAAATGTAAGTATGTCTGATGTGAATGATACTGTACAGTGAAAATACATTTAAATAGGACAAACGGGATAAGGTTAGTTCAAAATGCAGGCATGTGTGATGTGAATGGAAATTGTAGAGTGAAAATATATGTGGATGGGACAGAATGATAAGATGAGATGTGATCGACATGTTTGGGTAGTAGAAAACTGATAATGTGCAGAAGATATGCCAGGTGTGGTATGTTGTTTCTGACAAGGTCTGTGAAGGCAAGGGgcatttgttgaattttattgaagcactttaaaaaaaaaaagaagtgttctgTATACTTGTGGAACACGCCAGCCAGATTGTATTAAGACTGGAGTTGCATGGGTTGACAGACGCATCTGGTTATCCTGGTTTTAGTATCTATTAAAGTGGTTCAAGGTTTCGTGCTTGTGTATAGGACTGTTTCTGCAGAAGGCATCGTGTGTGGTGAATTGAGGGAACATTGATCTTGTTAGACAAAAAGATCAAATGGAAATTGTGTGAAATTGCTGTTTTCTATAGACCTTTCTTTGTGAATCCTTGCTGTAGTTGCACACATTTACACATACAGGGATATCAGCAGCTCTTCTTTATTCATTGAAAGTAAGTTCAGGgtgagagagggaagggggggggggggggggggggggtggttgctgaagcaacaacaaaaatcttaCCAGCTGTCAAATTTTGTGGCAAATTTGAATTGGTTCATGTACTGACATTTAGTACATGTTTTGGAACTTTAGTGTTTTGCAGCATATTCTCACTTGCCTCCCTTCCCCTACTTGAAAAGAAAATACATTTGCAGAAATCTTGGTCTCAAGTCCTCTCTTTTTAGAATTCTTTAAAGGGAACTTTACAAACTTCCACTACCTCAGAAATATTTGTGTTGGTTTTAACAGTAAAGCTACCGTATGAATTGTATTGTCTTGATGCTTGTTTTGTACTAGTGGCTACAGAATGTCTTCTTCTGGAAGTGCAAatattgtcacacacacaataacagaGAACAGAATTACCTCAGTAGAACTGGGCTCAACAGCTGTTAAGCTCAATCTCTTATGGTATTTAAAAAAGGTGTCCGCAAATCTGTTCCTCGCAGAGGTATCTTGAGCAGATGTAGAATTTGTTCTTGTCAGCGTATAATCTACGATCAATGTTCAAAGACGTGACACATCATTTGGTTTGTGATTAACTTTTAATGTTAAGATTTGAACATGAGTTCTTCTTTATACTTTCTTGACAATGAGATAGTGGCTACAGCAAGCTTTTAATACACCAGCGTATGTCCAGAGAACGGGAAGATAGGAAGCTAAACATTGCATGAACAGAACAACATCAGACAGTCGTATGATCTGATTTTATTTCACATGAAACAATTCCACCATCAATAAATATCAGGCAGCACTGGTTATACATATATCACTGAACAAAATTTGAGCTACTACTGTGAGTTAATCCACAACAAACAGTTGACTTACTAATTTGAACACAGGTGTAACGTACCAATATGAAAACAAATTTTGTGGAAACAAGTTAAATACAAACCTTATTGAAAAAACACCAGTGTATACAGTCGGTAGAAAATTAGTCTTGAATTCATCTGAAAACCTTCAACAGAAAAGCTATTCCATTTGTATCAATAACAAATATTTGAATGCCAATTCTGCCAAAACTTCCACAGCTATTTATCCCGATCTATACAATACTTCTGCATTAAagttgtaattttttttatcataatctTCCTTGTGGACCATGGTACCTCCCGATTTCTAAGAACTTTGTAATTTCAGCAATAACTGCCCCTTTTTCATAATTCAATAATAATTAaaccaaaataaaaagaaaccaAACCTTCAGCTTGCACTTGTCATGAATAGAAAGTTTACAACTACTCTGCCAAATGTATTTCATTCCAAGAGCATTATAATAAGATGTCAATGCTAATGCAGACAGATGAAAAATGCACAAATGCCtgcacacaaaaagaacaaaggaaaaaaaagttgaagAAACAGAGAGTCAACAAAGAACAGAGCTGCGCTATAATGAAGACCTGTAAGTGGCAAAATGAATACATAATACACACCACCAACAAGGAACTATACACCTAAAAATATAATCTGATTAACGTGAGCAtgagaataaacaaacaaaatattaatATAAGGATAGAATACTGCAAcaaagtgaaaacaacaacaaaatcaatttCAATCAGTATATGAGTAAGGCATGATTTACAACAAATCAAAATAATTTTGAATGCCAACTCAAATgggcacacacaaaataaggaCTGATGATCTCTTGAAAAGAAATCAGGACTAGACTTGCATCATCTGATTAGTGTGCCGATGTGAATGCTGGATTAGAATATATATTTTACTTGTATTTACTCCTGCCAACGAGGTTAAGAAATGTGAAAATGAAAATCACAATTAATACAGAGTC
Encoded here:
- the LOC138981468 gene encoding M-phase inducer phosphatase 1-A-like; this translates as MGDNNDSKSEDEFDMGSADLFFGGTASSPRKVLPADGVDEKLIQKDGLLVPHTESPVVIMPRLMVPGLSQPLAQSSPRMVRKESEDGKMEEFRMNTPVIRRSKSLALRRVTSDLCSSSPHFQDFSPIPKRQRCAESRSGRESESTEADDEAGCCLQSEEESATVKAGRPYPSKLSGRTLDDSVSAVVRIPFENMLVRQDSQLFDDTDRAPGKVTELQKEFKINRRWSGRRQKENEECRLRKAAKVCKERLLHGESSQNPEEQRIKSAVEVLTGERGGVIADGTVPYALPCFQGKKEELMFISVDTLAQLMDGGFQDAVDHFEVIDCRYPYEYEGGHIMRAVNMYKADSIGEIMSWKTREQENGTNSKRMVLVFHCEFSSQRGPTMMRLLRNTDRSHNFHCYPHLCHPEIYLLSGGYKAFYEKYPDLCDPQAYIPMSHHDYQNELRLFRSKATTWHGKDVRTKHSHSIIF